The following proteins come from a genomic window of Acetivibrio cellulolyticus CD2:
- a CDS encoding S41 family peptidase: protein MTKTFVRIASAVLVLCLLTANVSFAAESQVEESTIDMDYLQSIMDSIKEKYKDKVTDKQLIEGAINGMFDTMDKYTDYYTQEEAESFFSDVDGSYVGIGVRISSETKAICIVEVFESSPAAKAGIIKGDIVLKVDGQSVEGKSTDEVAQLIRGKAGTKVSITMQRLGEKDARTFEVERAEVVVNPVTYHIKDEIGYIKLDIFSSNSNLYMTKALEEIDKSKIKKLILDLRDNPGGEVSQVVKIAENFVPKGLITKLDFKSEEKDDEAYYSENKDLKYKLVVLVNESSASASEILAGAVQDTGSGTLVGTKTYGKGKVQNIFPILSPEAYKKYEEELGVKIVDGYDLINNHGIRPTDDEILGWTKITTGEYYTPKGRMIDGTGLQPDYYIENEELKNEVDLRTIDSLEKRVKPTINDKSLDVFNAEKILKFCGYEVDSPDMFLDGETSDAIYKFQKDNGLYPYGVLDFSTQQALNNKLEKLQSEYDKQMAKALELLKD, encoded by the coding sequence ATGACTAAAACTTTTGTTAGAATTGCAAGTGCTGTTTTGGTATTGTGTCTATTAACAGCGAACGTATCCTTTGCAGCTGAAAGTCAGGTTGAAGAAAGTACCATAGATATGGATTACTTGCAGAGCATTATGGACTCGATAAAGGAAAAATATAAGGATAAGGTGACCGATAAACAATTGATTGAAGGTGCGATAAACGGTATGTTTGACACTATGGACAAGTATACCGATTACTACACCCAAGAAGAGGCTGAAAGCTTCTTTTCCGACGTGGATGGTTCTTACGTGGGAATTGGAGTGAGAATATCATCAGAAACAAAAGCTATATGCATAGTTGAGGTTTTTGAGTCTTCCCCGGCAGCTAAGGCTGGAATTATCAAGGGTGACATTGTCCTCAAGGTTGATGGACAGAGTGTTGAAGGAAAAAGCACTGATGAAGTGGCACAGCTAATTAGAGGCAAGGCAGGAACAAAAGTTTCAATTACAATGCAAAGGTTAGGTGAAAAGGATGCACGTACTTTTGAGGTAGAGAGAGCAGAAGTGGTTGTTAATCCTGTCACTTACCACATAAAGGACGAAATTGGATATATAAAGCTTGATATCTTTAGCTCTAATTCAAACCTATATATGACTAAAGCACTTGAAGAAATTGATAAAAGTAAAATTAAGAAGCTGATATTGGACTTAAGGGACAATCCTGGCGGAGAGGTAAGTCAGGTAGTTAAAATAGCGGAAAACTTTGTTCCAAAAGGTTTGATTACAAAGCTGGATTTTAAATCTGAAGAGAAGGATGATGAGGCATATTATTCGGAAAATAAAGATTTGAAGTATAAATTGGTAGTATTGGTGAATGAATCAAGTGCGAGTGCATCAGAGATACTAGCAGGAGCTGTTCAGGATACAGGTTCGGGAACTTTAGTAGGTACTAAGACCTATGGAAAAGGAAAGGTTCAAAACATTTTTCCTATACTTTCACCAGAGGCTTATAAGAAGTATGAGGAAGAACTTGGAGTCAAGATAGTTGATGGCTATGACCTGATTAATAATCATGGCATTAGACCTACAGATGATGAAATACTCGGATGGACAAAGATTACAACGGGTGAATATTACACTCCTAAAGGAAGAATGATAGATGGAACAGGCCTTCAGCCCGATTATTACATTGAAAATGAGGAATTGAAAAACGAGGTAGACTTAAGAACTATTGATAGCCTTGAAAAGAGGGTTAAGCCTACGATAAATGACAAGAGTTTGGATGTTTTCAACGCAGAGAAAATTCTCAAGTTTTGCGGATATGAGGTTGATTCTCCGGATATGTTTCTAGATGGAGAAACTTCTGATGCTATCTACAAGTTCCAAAAGGATAATGGGTTGTACCCATATGGAGTTTTGGACTTCTCTACTCAGCAAGCTCTCAATAATAAGCTTGAAAAATTGCAGTCTGAATATGACAAACAGATGGCTAAGGCTTTAGAATTATTGAAAGATTAA
- a CDS encoding aminotransferase class I/II-fold pyridoxal phosphate-dependent enzyme — MARLAQFKTPLFDAVKKYVDDNVVQFHVPGHKKGNGLQEFRDYIGERVFQMDANGMQDLDFANNPTGVIYESEKLLAQAYSAQNAFFLVGGTTVGVQAMIMSACEPGDKILIPRNAHKSTIGGIILSGAMPVYIQPEINEHLGIAMGITEESLRKAIKENPHAKAVFLINPTYYGAASDLKSLVRIAHRHEMAVLVDEAHGAHMSFHDDFPLTAMEVGADMSAASMHKTAGSLTQSSVLLLRSNLISPDRVKAVLNLTHTTSSSYLLMCSLDIARKQMATEGCEMLEEALRLARMARDEINKIEGLYAFGKELIGTPGCYDFDETKLGINVEGLGYTGYEMEAKLRSEYNIQIELSDMHNIMGIVSLGDTEENIVALINALKDISSKTEVKECRKHTIIPQNPKMIVSPRDAFYSKKKSIPLKESVGEIAGEMIMAYPPGIPVIGLGERITQDIVDYIEVLKNQRCQMQGTADPHINSIMVLGTD, encoded by the coding sequence GTGGCAAGATTAGCTCAATTCAAGACACCGCTTTTTGATGCGGTAAAGAAGTATGTGGATGATAACGTGGTACAGTTTCATGTTCCCGGTCACAAAAAGGGAAATGGACTTCAGGAGTTCAGAGATTATATCGGGGAACGTGTATTCCAGATGGATGCAAATGGTATGCAGGATCTGGATTTTGCAAATAACCCTACAGGAGTTATTTATGAATCTGAAAAGCTTTTAGCACAGGCTTATAGTGCTCAGAATGCATTTTTCCTGGTGGGGGGTACTACTGTGGGCGTTCAGGCAATGATTATGAGTGCGTGCGAGCCAGGTGACAAGATACTAATTCCAAGAAATGCTCATAAATCAACAATAGGTGGTATTATCCTAAGTGGAGCAATGCCTGTATATATACAGCCTGAAATAAACGAGCATCTGGGAATTGCAATGGGAATAACTGAAGAAAGCTTGAGAAAAGCAATTAAGGAAAATCCACATGCAAAAGCAGTATTTTTGATCAACCCCACTTACTATGGTGCAGCATCAGATTTAAAATCTCTTGTAAGAATAGCACATAGACATGAAATGGCTGTATTGGTAGATGAAGCTCATGGAGCACATATGTCATTCCATGATGATTTTCCGCTAACTGCTATGGAAGTTGGAGCTGATATGAGTGCGGCTAGTATGCATAAGACTGCAGGGTCGTTAACTCAAAGTTCAGTTCTTCTGTTAAGAAGCAATTTGATTTCTCCTGATAGGGTGAAAGCGGTTTTGAATTTAACGCATACAACAAGTTCGTCGTATTTGTTGATGTGTTCTTTGGATATTGCAAGAAAGCAGATGGCTACTGAAGGCTGTGAAATGTTGGAAGAGGCATTAAGACTTGCAAGAATGGCAAGGGATGAGATAAATAAAATAGAAGGCCTATACGCTTTTGGAAAGGAACTTATAGGTACACCTGGATGCTATGATTTTGATGAGACCAAGCTTGGTATAAATGTAGAAGGTCTTGGTTATACAGGATATGAAATGGAAGCAAAGCTCAGGAGCGAATATAATATTCAAATTGAGCTTTCAGATATGCATAATATAATGGGTATTGTAAGTTTGGGTGATACAGAGGAAAATATTGTTGCCCTAATTAATGCACTAAAGGATATATCGTCAAAAACTGAGGTTAAAGAATGCAGGAAGCATACAATAATTCCGCAGAATCCAAAGATGATTGTTTCACCAAGGGACGCTTTTTATAGCAAGAAAAAGTCAATTCCACTTAAGGAATCAGTGGGAGAAATAGCAGGTGAGATGATTATGGCTTATCCTCCCGGTATACCTGTTATTGGTCTTGGGGAGCGTATAACTCAGGATATTGTTGACTATATTGAGGTTTTGAAAAATCAAAGATGTCAAATGCAAGGTACCGCTGATCCGCATATAAATTCAATTATGGTACTTGGTACAGATTAA
- the spoIIR gene encoding stage II sporulation protein R, with the protein MIKGLKNSRKLKLVFKGIVAVVMVSLLITGIAFASYSDEVNSGLSDNLLRLHVIANSDSPEDQQLKRDVRDVILGYMKSEFKDFEDVEAAKLQVNNNLDKIKALAEDEIKRQKKNYSVKVMLGNFPFPTKMYGDITLPAGTYQALRVVIGEGEGQNWWCVMFPPLCFVDATHGTVPDSVKEDLKSVLSEEEYNIVASTDEEDQIPVEIKFKVVEFFQGSKIKVKGAINKLFSTVYEKLSFN; encoded by the coding sequence ATGATAAAGGGTTTAAAAAATTCAAGAAAATTGAAGTTGGTATTTAAAGGGATTGTAGCTGTTGTAATGGTATCGCTGCTAATAACGGGAATAGCATTTGCGTCATATTCTGATGAGGTCAACAGCGGATTATCTGATAACCTTTTGAGGCTTCATGTTATAGCCAATAGCGACTCACCGGAGGACCAACAACTTAAAAGGGATGTTAGAGATGTAATACTTGGTTATATGAAGAGTGAGTTTAAGGATTTTGAGGACGTAGAAGCTGCAAAATTACAAGTCAACAATAATTTGGATAAAATAAAGGCTCTTGCAGAAGATGAAATAAAGAGGCAAAAGAAGAATTATAGTGTAAAAGTAATGCTTGGTAATTTTCCTTTTCCGACTAAGATGTATGGTGATATAACACTGCCTGCCGGAACGTATCAGGCTCTTAGAGTAGTTATTGGGGAGGGAGAGGGTCAAAACTGGTGGTGCGTGATGTTTCCTCCGCTATGTTTTGTAGATGCTACACACGGTACTGTCCCCGATTCGGTCAAAGAGGATTTAAAGAGCGTTCTTAGTGAAGAGGAATATAATATAGTAGCTTCAACCGATGAAGAAGATCAAATACCGGTGGAAATTAAATTCAAAGTTGTAGAGTTTTTTCAAGGCTCTAAAATAAAAGTTAAAGGGGCTATTAATAAATTATTTAGCACCGTATATGAAAAGTTGAGTTTTAACTAG
- a CDS encoding CTP synthase encodes MSVKYIFVTGGVVSGLGKGITAASLGRLLKARGLRVTIQKFDPYINVDPGTMSPYQHGEVFVTDDGAETDLDLGHYERFIDENLSKNSNVTTGKIYWSVISKERKGDFLGGTVQVIPHITNEIKDRIYRVGKTDHTDVVITEIGGTVGDIESLPFLEAIRQVSTEKGRENVMYIHVTLVPYLGKSGELKTKPTQHSVKELRSIGIQPDVIVCRTEKRLSKDLKDKIGLFCNISGDSVIQNLDAEILYEVPLMLEDEGLAANVCKRLGLQCTEPDLAEWKSMVEKQKGISSSVTIALVGKYVELHDAYLSVVEALKHGGIANSVDVKISWVNSEDLNEGNVKSRLSKCDGILVPGGFGDRGIEGKILAAKFARENKKPYFGICLGMQMAVVEFARNVAGLEGANSSEFDVESPYPVIDLMPEQRDIDEMGGTMRLGLYPCKIGENTKNFEIYKDELVYERHRHRYEFNNEYREMLTSKGLIISGLSPSERLVEVIELGDHPWYVGVQFHPEFKSRPNRPHPLFRDFIKAAVENSGK; translated from the coding sequence ATGTCTGTTAAGTACATTTTTGTAACCGGTGGCGTTGTTTCCGGCCTGGGTAAGGGAATAACAGCTGCATCTTTAGGGAGACTTCTTAAGGCAAGAGGACTGAGGGTGACAATTCAGAAATTTGATCCTTACATCAATGTTGACCCTGGAACTATGAGTCCATATCAGCATGGAGAGGTGTTTGTAACTGATGATGGGGCTGAAACTGACCTTGATTTGGGGCATTATGAAAGGTTCATTGACGAGAACTTAAGTAAGAACAGCAATGTTACTACCGGAAAGATCTATTGGTCTGTTATCAGTAAGGAAAGAAAAGGCGACTTTTTAGGTGGCACAGTACAGGTAATACCACACATCACTAATGAAATAAAAGATAGGATTTACAGAGTAGGGAAGACTGATCATACCGATGTTGTTATTACAGAAATCGGCGGAACAGTTGGAGATATCGAAAGCCTTCCTTTCCTTGAAGCTATAAGGCAGGTTTCTACTGAAAAAGGACGGGAGAATGTTATGTATATACACGTTACTCTTGTTCCTTATCTTGGAAAGTCTGGAGAACTCAAAACAAAACCTACACAGCACAGTGTAAAGGAATTGAGAAGTATAGGTATTCAGCCTGATGTTATTGTTTGCCGTACTGAAAAGCGTTTGAGCAAGGACCTTAAAGACAAGATAGGTCTATTCTGTAATATTTCAGGAGATTCAGTTATACAGAATCTTGATGCAGAAATACTTTATGAAGTTCCATTAATGCTTGAAGACGAAGGACTTGCAGCTAATGTTTGCAAACGATTGGGATTACAGTGTACTGAACCGGACTTGGCCGAATGGAAGAGTATGGTTGAGAAGCAGAAAGGTATCAGTAGTTCTGTTACCATTGCACTTGTTGGCAAATATGTGGAACTGCATGATGCGTACTTAAGTGTAGTGGAAGCTTTAAAGCATGGCGGTATAGCAAATAGTGTTGATGTTAAAATCAGCTGGGTAAATTCTGAGGATTTAAATGAAGGAAATGTAAAAAGCCGCCTTTCAAAATGTGATGGCATTTTGGTTCCAGGAGGCTTTGGAGATAGGGGTATAGAAGGAAAAATACTTGCAGCAAAATTTGCAAGAGAAAATAAAAAGCCTTATTTCGGTATTTGTTTGGGTATGCAAATGGCAGTTGTAGAATTTGCACGTAATGTAGCAGGTCTGGAAGGTGCCAACAGTTCAGAGTTTGATGTTGAGTCACCATACCCTGTAATTGACCTTATGCCTGAGCAAAGGGATATTGATGAAATGGGCGGAACCATGAGACTTGGTCTCTATCCTTGCAAAATAGGTGAAAACACAAAGAATTTTGAGATATATAAAGATGAATTGGTTTATGAAAGACATAGGCACAGGTATGAATTTAACAATGAATATAGGGAGATGCTGACTTCTAAAGGTCTTATTATATCTGGATTATCACCGAGTGAAAGACTGGTTGAGGTTATTGAACTTGGAGATCATCCATGGTATGTGGGAGTTCAGTTCCATCCCGAATTTAAATCAAGGCCGAATAGGCCACACCCGCTTTTCAGGGACTTTATTAAGGCGGCAGTTGAAAACTCTGGAAAATAG
- a CDS encoding MgtC/SapB family protein: MGILMDINFEFYFITAFRLLLACILGGLIGYERESMNRPAGFRTHILVCLGAALVMLTSQFIFEKYKGITNIDPARLGAQVISGIGFLGAGTIIREGMSVRGLTTAASLWAVSCVGIAAGIGFYEGAIIAALVIYLTLIVLKKLEISFAKKRQLNILYVKTHNIPGQLGNIGCLFGKHDITIKNIEFLNSDDDNDALIKFLVKLPGNVKKEDIIGELQLIEGISKVYEE; the protein is encoded by the coding sequence ATGGGTATTTTAATGGATATAAACTTTGAGTTCTACTTTATTACCGCATTCAGATTGCTTCTGGCTTGTATTCTCGGTGGGTTGATTGGTTATGAAAGGGAAAGTATGAATAGGCCTGCGGGATTTCGTACGCATATTCTCGTATGTCTTGGAGCTGCCCTTGTAATGCTTACTTCCCAATTTATTTTTGAAAAGTATAAAGGGATTACCAATATTGACCCGGCACGTCTTGGTGCCCAAGTAATAAGCGGTATCGGTTTTCTGGGTGCAGGGACAATAATAAGAGAGGGCATGAGTGTTAGGGGGCTTACTACTGCTGCAAGTCTTTGGGCGGTGTCATGTGTTGGAATAGCTGCAGGGATAGGTTTTTATGAAGGTGCTATTATAGCGGCTCTTGTTATTTACTTAACTCTTATTGTACTGAAAAAGCTGGAAATTAGTTTTGCTAAAAAAAGGCAGCTCAATATCTTATATGTGAAAACCCATAACATACCTGGCCAGCTAGGGAACATTGGATGCCTATTCGGGAAGCATGATATAACGATAAAAAATATAGAGTTTCTAAACAGTGACGATGATAACGATGCGTTGATTAAATTTCTTGTAAAGTTGCCCGGCAATGTCAAGAAGGAAGATATAATCGGTGAACTTCAGCTTATTGAAGGTATTAGCAAGGTTTACGAAGAATAA